From Callithrix jacchus isolate 240 chromosome 3, calJac240_pri, whole genome shotgun sequence, a single genomic window includes:
- the RBM46 gene encoding putative RNA-binding protein 46 isoform X3, translating to MLGPVTMNEENTDGINGCSKVRTGTQNEAALLALMEKTGYNMVQENGQRKFGGPPPGWEGPPPPRGCEVFVGKIPRDMYEDELVPVFERAGKIYEFRLMMEFSGENRGYAFVMYTTKEEAQLAIRILNNYEIRPGKFIGVCVSLDNCRLFIGAIPKEKKKEEILDEMKKVTEGVVDVIVYPSATDKTKNRGFAFVEYESHRAAAMARRKLIPGTFQLWGHTIQVDWADPEKEVDEETMQRVKVLYVRNLMISTTEETIKAEFNKFKPGTVERVKKLRDYAFVHFFNREDAVAAMSVMNGKFIDGASIEVTLAKPVNKENTWRQHLNGQISPSSENLIVFANKEESHPKTLGKLPTLSARLNGQHSPSPPEVERYTYPFYPGTKLTPISMYSLKSSHFNSAVMHLDYYCNKNNWAPPEYYLYSTTSQDGKVLLVYKIVIPAIANGSQSYFMPDKLCTTLEDAKELAAHFTLLHLESEKSL from the exons gaCCTGTAACCATGAATGAAGAAAACACTGATGGAATAAACGGATGCAGTAAAGTTCGAACTGGTACTCAGAATGAAGCAGCATTACTTGCTTTGATGGAAAAGACTGGTTATAACATGGTTCAGGAAAATGGACAAAGGAAATTTGGTGGTCCTCCTCCAG GTTGGGAAGGTCCCCCCCCACCTAGAGGCTGTGAAGTTTTTGTAGGAAAAATACCTCGTGATATGTATGAAGATGAGTTAGTTCCTGTATTTGAAAGAGCTGGGAAAATATATGAATTTCGACTTATGATGGAATTTAGTGGTGAAAATCGAGGTTATGCTTTTGTGATGTATACTACAAAAGAAGAAGCCCAGTTAGCCATTAGAATTCTTAATAATTATGAGATTCGACCAGGGAAGTTTATCGGTGTGTGTGTAAGCTTGGATAATTGCAGATTATTTATTGGAGCTATTcccaaggaaaagaagaaagaagaaattttagaTGAAATGAAGAAAGTTACAGAAGGAGTTGTAGATGTCATTGTTTATCCAAGTGCAACCGATAAGACCAAAAATCGTGGTTTTGCATTTGTGGAGTATGAATCTCATAGAGCTGCTGCTATGGCAAGGAGGAAACTAATTCCAG gaaCATTTCAACTATGGGGCCACACCATTCAGGTAGATTGGGCTGACCCCGAGAAAGAGGTGGATGAGGAAACCATGCAGAGAGTTAAAGTTCTCTATGTAAGAAATTTAATGATCTCAACTACAGAGGAAACAATTAAAGCAGAATTCAATAAATTTAAGCCTGGTACAGTTGAACGAGTAAAGAAACTTAGAGATTATGCTTTTGTTCACTTTTTCAACCGAGAAGATGCAGTGGCTGCCATGTCTGTTATGAATGGAAAATTCATTGATGGAGCAAGTATTGAGGTAACACTAGCTAAACCagtaaacaaagaaaacactTGGAGACAGCATCTTAATGGTCAGATTAGTCCCAGTTCTGAAAATCTGATTGTGTTTGCCAATAAAGAAGAGAGCCACCCAAAAACTCTAGGCAAGCTGCCAACTCTTTCTGCTCGTCTCAATGGTCAGCATAGCCCAAGTCCACCTGAAGTTGAAAGATATACTTATCCTTTTTATCCTGGAACCAAGCTTACTCCAATTAGTATGTATTCTCTAAAATCCAGTCATTTTAATTCTGCAGTAATGCATTTAGATTATTATTGCAACAAAAATAATTGGGCACCACcagaatattatttatattcaaCAACAAGTCAAGATGGGAAAGTACTCTTGGTATATAAGATAGTTATTCCTGCTATTGCAAATGGATCCCAGAGTTACTTCATGCCAGATAAACTCTGTACTACCTTAGAAGATGCAAAGGAACTGGCAGCCCATTTTACACTACTTCATTTGG
- the RBM46 gene encoding putative RNA-binding protein 46 isoform X1: protein MLGPVTMNEENTDGINGCSKVRTGTQNEAALLALMEKTGYNMVQENGQRKFGGPPPGWEGPPPPRGCEVFVGKIPRDMYEDELVPVFERAGKIYEFRLMMEFSGENRGYAFVMYTTKEEAQLAIRILNNYEIRPGKFIGVCVSLDNCRLFIGAIPKEKKKEEILDEMKKVTEGVVDVIVYPSATDKTKNRGFAFVEYESHRAAAMARRKLIPGTFQLWGHTIQVDWADPEKEVDEETMQRVKVLYVRNLMISTTEETIKAEFNKFKPGTVERVKKLRDYAFVHFFNREDAVAAMSVMNGKFIDGASIEVTLAKPVNKENTWRQHLNGQISPSSENLIVFANKEESHPKTLGKLPTLSARLNGQHSPSPPEVERYTYPFYPGTKLTPISMYSLKSSHFNSAVMHLDYYCNKNNWAPPEYYLYSTTSQDGKVLLVYKIVIPAIANGSQSYFMPDKLCTTLEDAKELAAHFTLLHLDREHSLFSVDLCRRIWRK from the exons gaCCTGTAACCATGAATGAAGAAAACACTGATGGAATAAACGGATGCAGTAAAGTTCGAACTGGTACTCAGAATGAAGCAGCATTACTTGCTTTGATGGAAAAGACTGGTTATAACATGGTTCAGGAAAATGGACAAAGGAAATTTGGTGGTCCTCCTCCAG GTTGGGAAGGTCCCCCCCCACCTAGAGGCTGTGAAGTTTTTGTAGGAAAAATACCTCGTGATATGTATGAAGATGAGTTAGTTCCTGTATTTGAAAGAGCTGGGAAAATATATGAATTTCGACTTATGATGGAATTTAGTGGTGAAAATCGAGGTTATGCTTTTGTGATGTATACTACAAAAGAAGAAGCCCAGTTAGCCATTAGAATTCTTAATAATTATGAGATTCGACCAGGGAAGTTTATCGGTGTGTGTGTAAGCTTGGATAATTGCAGATTATTTATTGGAGCTATTcccaaggaaaagaagaaagaagaaattttagaTGAAATGAAGAAAGTTACAGAAGGAGTTGTAGATGTCATTGTTTATCCAAGTGCAACCGATAAGACCAAAAATCGTGGTTTTGCATTTGTGGAGTATGAATCTCATAGAGCTGCTGCTATGGCAAGGAGGAAACTAATTCCAG gaaCATTTCAACTATGGGGCCACACCATTCAGGTAGATTGGGCTGACCCCGAGAAAGAGGTGGATGAGGAAACCATGCAGAGAGTTAAAGTTCTCTATGTAAGAAATTTAATGATCTCAACTACAGAGGAAACAATTAAAGCAGAATTCAATAAATTTAAGCCTGGTACAGTTGAACGAGTAAAGAAACTTAGAGATTATGCTTTTGTTCACTTTTTCAACCGAGAAGATGCAGTGGCTGCCATGTCTGTTATGAATGGAAAATTCATTGATGGAGCAAGTATTGAGGTAACACTAGCTAAACCagtaaacaaagaaaacactTGGAGACAGCATCTTAATGGTCAGATTAGTCCCAGTTCTGAAAATCTGATTGTGTTTGCCAATAAAGAAGAGAGCCACCCAAAAACTCTAGGCAAGCTGCCAACTCTTTCTGCTCGTCTCAATGGTCAGCATAGCCCAAGTCCACCTGAAGTTGAAAGATATACTTATCCTTTTTATCCTGGAACCAAGCTTACTCCAATTAGTATGTATTCTCTAAAATCCAGTCATTTTAATTCTGCAGTAATGCATTTAGATTATTATTGCAACAAAAATAATTGGGCACCACcagaatattatttatattcaaCAACAAGTCAAGATGGGAAAGTACTCTTGGTATATAAGATAGTTATTCCTGCTATTGCAAATGGATCCCAGAGTTACTTCATGCCAGATAAACTCTGTACTACCTTAGAAGATGCAAAGGAACTGGCAGCCCATTTTACACTACTTCATTTGG
- the RBM46 gene encoding putative RNA-binding protein 46 isoform X2 — MNEENTDGINGCSKVRTGTQNEAALLALMEKTGYNMVQENGQRKFGGPPPGWEGPPPPRGCEVFVGKIPRDMYEDELVPVFERAGKIYEFRLMMEFSGENRGYAFVMYTTKEEAQLAIRILNNYEIRPGKFIGVCVSLDNCRLFIGAIPKEKKKEEILDEMKKVTEGVVDVIVYPSATDKTKNRGFAFVEYESHRAAAMARRKLIPGTFQLWGHTIQVDWADPEKEVDEETMQRVKVLYVRNLMISTTEETIKAEFNKFKPGTVERVKKLRDYAFVHFFNREDAVAAMSVMNGKFIDGASIEVTLAKPVNKENTWRQHLNGQISPSSENLIVFANKEESHPKTLGKLPTLSARLNGQHSPSPPEVERYTYPFYPGTKLTPISMYSLKSSHFNSAVMHLDYYCNKNNWAPPEYYLYSTTSQDGKVLLVYKIVIPAIANGSQSYFMPDKLCTTLEDAKELAAHFTLLHLDREHSLFSVDLCRRIWRK, encoded by the exons ATGAATGAAGAAAACACTGATGGAATAAACGGATGCAGTAAAGTTCGAACTGGTACTCAGAATGAAGCAGCATTACTTGCTTTGATGGAAAAGACTGGTTATAACATGGTTCAGGAAAATGGACAAAGGAAATTTGGTGGTCCTCCTCCAG GTTGGGAAGGTCCCCCCCCACCTAGAGGCTGTGAAGTTTTTGTAGGAAAAATACCTCGTGATATGTATGAAGATGAGTTAGTTCCTGTATTTGAAAGAGCTGGGAAAATATATGAATTTCGACTTATGATGGAATTTAGTGGTGAAAATCGAGGTTATGCTTTTGTGATGTATACTACAAAAGAAGAAGCCCAGTTAGCCATTAGAATTCTTAATAATTATGAGATTCGACCAGGGAAGTTTATCGGTGTGTGTGTAAGCTTGGATAATTGCAGATTATTTATTGGAGCTATTcccaaggaaaagaagaaagaagaaattttagaTGAAATGAAGAAAGTTACAGAAGGAGTTGTAGATGTCATTGTTTATCCAAGTGCAACCGATAAGACCAAAAATCGTGGTTTTGCATTTGTGGAGTATGAATCTCATAGAGCTGCTGCTATGGCAAGGAGGAAACTAATTCCAG gaaCATTTCAACTATGGGGCCACACCATTCAGGTAGATTGGGCTGACCCCGAGAAAGAGGTGGATGAGGAAACCATGCAGAGAGTTAAAGTTCTCTATGTAAGAAATTTAATGATCTCAACTACAGAGGAAACAATTAAAGCAGAATTCAATAAATTTAAGCCTGGTACAGTTGAACGAGTAAAGAAACTTAGAGATTATGCTTTTGTTCACTTTTTCAACCGAGAAGATGCAGTGGCTGCCATGTCTGTTATGAATGGAAAATTCATTGATGGAGCAAGTATTGAGGTAACACTAGCTAAACCagtaaacaaagaaaacactTGGAGACAGCATCTTAATGGTCAGATTAGTCCCAGTTCTGAAAATCTGATTGTGTTTGCCAATAAAGAAGAGAGCCACCCAAAAACTCTAGGCAAGCTGCCAACTCTTTCTGCTCGTCTCAATGGTCAGCATAGCCCAAGTCCACCTGAAGTTGAAAGATATACTTATCCTTTTTATCCTGGAACCAAGCTTACTCCAATTAGTATGTATTCTCTAAAATCCAGTCATTTTAATTCTGCAGTAATGCATTTAGATTATTATTGCAACAAAAATAATTGGGCACCACcagaatattatttatattcaaCAACAAGTCAAGATGGGAAAGTACTCTTGGTATATAAGATAGTTATTCCTGCTATTGCAAATGGATCCCAGAGTTACTTCATGCCAGATAAACTCTGTACTACCTTAGAAGATGCAAAGGAACTGGCAGCCCATTTTACACTACTTCATTTGG